The Mycolicibacterium doricum genome includes a region encoding these proteins:
- a CDS encoding CPBP family intramembrane glutamic endopeptidase, protein MASVTAPDALTDDQRRPLRIEIVVVLMVTFALSAYTAILDLIEAVLLGLAGQTVALNPRRSSFDLIDLGLNLATVFQLVAWGFLAVYLLWSSGFGPAAIGLGRPRCRLDLLGGIGLAAVIGLPGLALYLSARALGLSASVVPSELNDTWWRIPVLILVSFANAWAEEIIVVGFLLTRLHQLRVRPATALVLSSLLRGTYHLYQGFSAGLGNVVMGLVFGYTWRRTGRLWPLIIAHGVINTVAYVGYAVVADRLDWLS, encoded by the coding sequence GTGGCTTCAGTGACTGCCCCCGACGCCTTAACGGACGACCAGCGGCGGCCGCTGCGGATCGAGATCGTCGTTGTGTTGATGGTGACGTTCGCTCTGAGCGCCTATACCGCGATCCTGGATCTGATCGAGGCGGTGCTGCTCGGCCTGGCGGGGCAGACCGTAGCGCTCAACCCGCGCCGCTCCTCGTTCGACCTCATCGATCTCGGCCTCAATCTGGCGACCGTGTTCCAATTGGTCGCTTGGGGCTTTCTCGCGGTATACCTATTGTGGAGCAGTGGTTTTGGCCCGGCAGCAATCGGGTTGGGCCGACCACGGTGCCGGCTCGACCTGCTCGGTGGCATCGGGCTCGCGGCCGTTATCGGCCTGCCCGGCCTGGCGCTGTACCTTTCGGCCCGCGCATTGGGTCTCAGCGCATCGGTAGTGCCCTCGGAGCTGAACGACACGTGGTGGCGCATCCCCGTCCTTATTTTGGTGTCGTTCGCCAACGCCTGGGCCGAAGAGATCATCGTTGTGGGTTTTCTGCTCACCCGGCTGCACCAACTGCGGGTCCGCCCGGCCACCGCGCTGGTGCTGTCAAGCCTTTTACGCGGCACCTACCACCTGTATCAAGGCTTCAGCGCCGGGCTGGGCAATGTCGTGATGGGTCTGGTATTCGGCTACACGTGGCGACGCACCGGTCGGCTGTGGCCACTGATCATCGCCCACGGGGTTATCAACACGGTGGCCTACGTCGGCTATGCAGTGGTCGCGGATCGACTGGACTGGCTGTCCTAA
- a CDS encoding L,D-transpeptidase, with amino-acid sequence MWIRNSRSGTRRIVVMKVLAGRRKVVALSVFSAVAVLVSASQTSALKSRLSNTVVAPGALEVEQTPQAAPEPPVIEILPRTGASDVVPVGAVKVTATVGTLTDVRMQNEQGRVVAGRMVGGGRAWEPAEPLGYGRSYTLSATGRGADARTVTSVSEFSTVAPQSQVGVRLGMTNGASLSEGGVYGVGTVIVATFDADIVDRAAAESRLQVITSPQLAGSWMWVNDRKAHWRPREYFPSGTEVTVKADLYGTDLGGGLFGEQDRQVSFRIGPSRVTIADDTTKQVSVYENGALIRTMPTSMGRGGTQTVGGKTIAFWTQPGVYTVMEKQNPVLMDSSTYGLPVDSASGYKISVPHAVRISPDGIYLHEREATVWAQGNTNVSAGCLNLSAENAEWYYKFANPGDVVEIRNTGGAPLEQWQNGDWSVPWDEWVGGSALRP; translated from the coding sequence ATGTGGATACGTAATAGCAGGAGTGGGACCCGACGGATAGTTGTGATGAAAGTGTTGGCTGGACGCCGAAAGGTAGTTGCGCTGAGTGTGTTCTCGGCTGTCGCGGTGCTCGTGAGCGCATCGCAGACAAGTGCTCTCAAGTCTCGGCTGTCGAATACGGTGGTTGCGCCCGGTGCCCTGGAGGTTGAGCAGACGCCGCAGGCGGCGCCCGAGCCTCCCGTGATCGAGATTCTTCCCCGCACAGGCGCCAGCGATGTGGTCCCCGTCGGCGCAGTGAAGGTGACCGCGACAGTTGGCACCCTGACTGATGTGCGGATGCAGAACGAACAGGGCCGGGTCGTCGCGGGTCGAATGGTGGGGGGCGGACGTGCCTGGGAGCCCGCCGAGCCGCTCGGATACGGGCGGTCCTATACGCTCAGCGCGACCGGCCGGGGGGCTGACGCCCGCACTGTTACGTCTGTCTCCGAGTTCTCTACTGTCGCGCCGCAATCCCAGGTCGGAGTTCGGCTGGGCATGACCAACGGAGCGTCGCTGTCGGAGGGTGGTGTGTACGGTGTCGGAACCGTGATCGTGGCAACCTTCGACGCGGACATCGTGGACCGGGCGGCGGCCGAATCTCGCCTCCAGGTCATAACGTCGCCGCAGTTGGCGGGCTCCTGGATGTGGGTCAACGATCGCAAGGCGCACTGGCGGCCGCGTGAGTATTTTCCTTCCGGCACTGAGGTCACGGTCAAAGCCGATCTCTACGGTACTGATCTGGGTGGTGGACTGTTCGGAGAACAGGACAGGCAGGTCAGTTTCCGGATTGGGCCGTCTCGTGTCACCATCGCCGATGACACGACCAAACAGGTCAGTGTTTACGAGAACGGCGCTTTGATCCGCACGATGCCGACATCGATGGGCCGAGGAGGGACGCAGACTGTCGGCGGCAAGACAATTGCGTTCTGGACGCAACCTGGCGTTTATACGGTGATGGAGAAACAAAATCCCGTCTTGATGGACTCGTCGACCTACGGATTGCCCGTCGATTCGGCATCGGGGTACAAGATCAGCGTCCCACACGCGGTGCGGATCAGTCCCGACGGCATCTACCTCCATGAGCGCGAAGCGACCGTGTGGGCGCAGGGAAACACCAACGTTTCGGCGGGCTGTTTGAATCTGAGCGCGGAGAACGCCGAGTGGTACTACAAGTTTGCCAATCCAGGCGATGTTGTCGAGATCCGGAATACCGGCGGCGCACCGCTGGAACAGTGGCAGAACGGAGATTGGTCTGTGCCCTGGGACGAATGGGTGGGTGGCAGCGCGTTGCGCCCCTGA